A window of Fusarium oxysporum Fo47 chromosome II, complete sequence genomic DNA:
GGCATTTGTAAGTCGATGTCAAGTCATGTAAGGATTAGGAAATGTTTTTGACCAGATATGTTTGTGCGTTAGCATATGCTCCTTTAAGTTTGAGTTGGCCGAAGAGTAATCCGGCAATGGATCGTTGAGGCTGAGTACCAGCTACAGCTAAGCCCACAGGGCTTATGCGTGCCTGTAGCTAAAATGAACGTCAAGCAACACAGTGTACTCTATACTCAAAACACAACCAGCACAACGAAACTCGCAATATGTTACAGTTGCAATCTCTTTACCCCGTGGGGAAGATCTCACGATGATCTCCAAAAGCAATCCATCACGTAAAAGAAACAaactccatcatcttgatcGTGATAACACACAAAAGCATGGACGTTAAAATTGGGCTTCGGCATTGACCAGGATCATCATCTCGACCCACACACGTCAAAGATGGTGCTTGTACGGATTAGGAAACTTCGGGCGACGAGACTGATAAGACGGGATCATTTGTTCTGTATCAATTTTTGTAATTATTTTGTTTGACTACATGTCCCAGAGTTCAGGGTCCTTTTGATGccccccttcttctcttgttcTCGACAATCTGGTTCTCTGCTGCACTTTGAATCTGCCTGGATTAGTTGTGTTCAGAGAGTATGGATGTGAGATGGCAACCTACTAAGCATAGTACACGGCCCCCTTCCTCCACGCTTTTCACCACGTTCTTCGACGCGGGTCCTTTCTTCCTGATTGAATGCACTTGTCACTGAATTACTGACTCTTTGCTTATGCAATGAGGTCGGCAACGTTCATGGGCATCTCGTCGATCTGGGTAGAGTAGTACACTAAAAAGTCAGCTTCATCCATAACCAGGAGCGGCAAAACTTACACTCAATGTCTCTCAGGATGCGCACATCTTCGGTAGTAACAAAGTTGATAGCAACACCCTTGCGACCAAACCGACCACTTCGACCGATGCGGTGGATGTAGTTCTCACGGTTACTAGGAAGGTCGTAGTTGATAACTAAACTGACCTGCTGAACGTCGATACCACGAGCCCACACATCAGTCGAGATGAGAACACGGCTGTTGCCCTGTCGGAAATCCTGCATGATGCTGTCTCGCTCCTTCTGAGGCATGTCGCCGTGCATGCTGCTGACTGTAAAGTTCGCCTCGCGCATCTTGTCGGTAAGCCAGTCGACCTTGCGTCGGGTGTTGCAGAAGATGACGGCTTGCGTGATGGTAAGGGTGTCGTAGAGATCGCATAGGGTGTCGAATTTCCAgtcctccttctcgacgGCGATGAAGTACTGCTTGAGACCTTCGAGGGTCAGTTCGTCACGCTTGACGAGAATGCGAACGGGATCGGTCATGAATTTGGTCGTCATGTCGAGAACGTCGTATGGGAGGGTGGCACTGACGACCACGACTTGAGTGGCCGGGGGGAGGTATCGGTACACATCATAGATCTGCTCGCGGAATCCCTTGTTAAGAAGCTCATCGGCCTCATCGAGGACCAGCATCTTGATGTGTCTGGTGCGCAGGTGTCGTCGCCGAATCATATCGGCCACACGGCCTGGGGTGCCTGAGACGATGTGTTGACCGTAGTCGAGCTTGCGGATATCCTCTCCAACGTTTGTGCCTCCAATACAAGCGTGACATTGCACGTTCATGTAGTCGCCCAGAGCC
This region includes:
- a CDS encoding P-loop containing nucleoside triphosphate hydrolase protein; translated protein: MAESAGGIDRKADERMEFSTSKEVTVHPTFESMSLKENLLRGIYAYGYESPSAVQSRAIVQVCKGRDTIAQAQSGTGKTATFSISMLQVIDTAVRETQALVLSPTRELATQIQSVVMALGDYMNVQCHACIGGTNVGEDIRKLDYGQHIVSGTPGRVADMIRRRHLRTRHIKMLVLDEADELLNKGFREQIYDVYRYLPPATQVVVVSATLPYDVLDMTTKFMTDPVRILVKRDELTLEGLKQYFIAVEKEDWKFDTLCDLYDTLTITQAVIFCNTRRKVDWLTDKMREANFTVSSMHGDMPQKERDSIMQDFRQGNSRVLISTDVWARGIDVQQVSLVINYDLPSNRENYIHRIGRSGRFGRKGVAINFVTTEDVRILRDIELYYSTQIDEMPMNVADLIA